GAAAGACTGGCGACTAAAAAGGAACTGGTTCATCTGTTCACACGGATTGAAAATGAACTGGATGCCCGCGGCTATTTTGATTCAATCATGAACCGACGGCCGGTGATCCTTGCCAATATGCGCAATATGTTCCACCGGTTTAACCTGATGGAAACTGATATCAAGGCGATGCAGGGCATTATCAAGGGGATATCCCGGCCTAAGAAAAAAGACGATTAGTTAAAGATTTCGTTCTTTTTGCCGGGAAAATCGCCCGATAATTACTTGTTAGTTGATAAAATAACAAAAAGCTTATTTACTGTTTCCTGAATTGTTCCTGATTTTTTTTGGGGGGAGGCAGAATGCGCGGAACTCTTGATCTATTTCACCTTAAGGTCGGTTTTTTGTGGCTCCTGACGGGCGTCACTTTTGGTACATGGATGGGAATTACGGAAAATTTCCAATATGCAAATGCTCACGCCCATGTGGGTCTGTTAGGGTTTGTTTTGCCCGTAATGTTCGGAATATTGCTTAAACTATATGGGCGCCTGAAGCAGGCAGCGCTGTCGGTCCTGCAGTTCTTTGTTTTTCATATCGGGGCGGCGACGCTTATTGCTGGCAAGGTTATTGTGACGAAATCTCCGGAACTTTTCCAAGTTGCAGCAATCGGTTCAATAATCACAATTTTGGGTGTTTTGCTTTTTCTTGTCATGATCTTTGGGTTAAAACACAAGCATATTGAATAAGACAAAGATCGGGATAAGCCCGACAGGAGAAGAATGTGACGATAACAAATGGTTTTGCTGAATTATCAGATATAACGCTGCATTACGCGGAAGTCGGGCGAGGCCATGACACGCTTGTTATTTTCCTGCATGGTTTTCCTGAATTCTGGTATACTTGGCGTCAACAGCTGCCGGTAATAGGGACACATTTTCACGCTGTGGCGCCGGATCTGCGCGGGTACAATCTGTCAGATCGGCCAGAAGATCCTAAAGCCTATACAATTGGTCCCTTAATCAATGATGTTATCGAGCTTGCGCATCATTTCGGACATGAGAAATTCTATCTTGTCTCTCATGACTGGGGGGCTGCTATTGGCTGGTCAGTTGCCCTTGCGCACCCAGATCGGGTGAAAGGCCTCTGTGTTTTAAACGGCCCGCATCCTTATATTTTCTCAAAACTGTTGGAAGAAGATGAAACCCAAATTGCCCACAGTCAGTATATGGCAGATTTTCGGGAGCCGGGGATAGAAGAAAAGCTGCAAGCCGATAATTGTGAATGGTTGTGGGACTGGACCTTCAAAAAACATTTCGAAAATGGGCAAATGACACAGGCCGATAAAAACGCCTATCTGGCCGCGTGGCAAAAACCCGGTGCCATTCGTGCCATGCTGAATTATTATCGAAACTCGCCGCTGACGCCACGTCCTAAATCGAAAGGCGTGAAGGGCCTTGAACTGGACCCCGATGCCTTCATTGTCAAGGTTCCCACACTTTTGGTCTGGGGCGAACAAGATCATGCGCTAGTGCCCGCAAATATTGACGGTATCGAAGTGTTTGTTCCTGATTTGAAGATCCTCAAAATGCCGAATGTCAGCCATTGGGTAACCCATGAAGCCCCAAAAGAAGTTGCCCGGGAAGTCTTGGCGTTTTTGACCGATTTGCAAAAGCGACAGAATGCAGCCAAAAATGCTGCAAAGTAAGTTGACTTCTAAAAACGCATGATTATAGTGCGCGTCTTGTGCAAGCCTCGTCGGCATGCCTTATCCTTTGATTTATTGGAATAAGATTATGACTAAACGTATCCAAGCCAAGTATAAAATTGATCGCCGCATGGGCGAAAATATCTGGGGTCGTCCGAAGAGCCCTGTTAATTCACGCGAATATGGACCAGGCCAGCATGGTCAGGGCCGTCGCGGTAAGCTCTCCGACTTTGGTATTCACCTTCGTGCAAAGCAGAAGCTGAAAGGTTACTACGGTAACATCACTGAAAAATCTTTCCGTCGTTTGTATGCTGAAGCCGTTCGTCTTAAAGGCGATACATCAGAAAACCTGATTGGTTTGCTTGAGCGTCGTTTGGATGCTGTTGTGTACCGTATGAAATTTGTACCAACTGTTTTCGCTGCTCGTCAGTTCGTCAACCACGGCCACGTGACTGTAAATGGTAAAAAAGTAAATATTGCTTCTTACCAGGTTAAAGTTGGTGATGTGATTGAAGTTCGCGAGAAATCAAAACAGATGGCTCTCGTTCTGGAAGCAACCGCAAGCGCAGAACGCGAAATTCCAGAATATATGGAAGTGGATCACAAAGCGATGAAAGGAACGTTCAACAACATTCCTGCATTGGCTGATGTTCCTTACCCGGTTGTCATGGAACCAAACCTGATCGTTGAATTCTACTCTCGTTAATTCGAGGGACCACATTTACAACATTTCCGATGTTGTTATCAGAGCCCCGCAGCGTTGTTGCGGGGCTTTTATTTTGTCCGGTGCGCTGACCTCTTTGTATTTGCTTGTTCGGAAAGGAGGATGGGGCGCATTATTCACAACAAATCACAGGCAATTATTTATGCAGGAAGGCGTCCTAAGAATGCCTGTTATAATTGCGAATTGCGTTGAAAAAATTATACATCCCTTTCCAAGATTTAGATCATTTTCGAAGTAACCGGCAATCATAGGCTCGCTACAATTGATTGTTTTCTTATGTTGAAAAGTTATATTACTGTTTAGACGATAAAAACCGACCTGTAATTTTATTGTTTTTTGGTTTTATTTTAAAGTTACTGTTTTTTTGGGGAATGGCGGTTTTTTGAATATTGTATCGGCATTACCGACGTTAAAATGTGACGACAAGTTTTCAGATATATCCTGTAGTTTTAAAATAGATTTATTTCTGAACAATAGAATGGCACCATTGCGATCTCTGTTCTGAGTGTTTTTGAAATATTGAATCAAAATAAATGAAGGGAGGTTTGGTTGGAACTGGGCAATCTTGATGCTGAAGCGTTGCTGAGAAGTCTGAATGCAGGCGTCGTCGTGCATAACAATCGAACAGAAATACTTTTTGCAAACCCGAAGGCATTGGAGCTTCTCCGGCTTTCTAAAGAGCAGGCCTTGGGCAAAGATGCAATGGACCCTAAGTGGCATTTTATTGGCTCTCATGGGGGGACGCTGACTATTGACCAATATCCAGTCAATCAGGTTCTTCAAAAACGTAAGGGGATTGCAAATCTGGAAATCGGGATATGTGATAGCACAAAAGATGAAGTGACATGGGTCTTGTGCAACGCCTATCCAGAATTTGAAAACGGGATCGTCGATAAGGTTATTGTGACGTTTATTGATGTGACCAAAGAACATCAAACAATACCGTACAAAGATATTGTGGATCTTTCTAACGATGTGATTGTTGTGACAAAAGCACGGCCTATCGATAACGAGGGGCCTGAAATCGTTTATGTAAATGATGCATTTACGGCCCTTACCGGCTACACAGCTGAAGAAGCAATCGGCAAAAACCCCAGAATTTTACAACGTGACGAAACTGATCCAGAAACAAGAAAACGCGTTCGAGATGCCTTGATTGCCAACGAACCATTACGCGAAGATATTTTGAATTTTTCGAAAAATGGCCGCCCGTACTGGCTGGATATGAATATCGTGCCTCTTAAAGATGAATTTGGCGAAATATCTTATTTTGCGGCCATTGAACGCGATGTTACTGAGACTAAAAACCTGCAGAACAAACTTCAGGATTTGGCCATCAAAGATCCTTTGACGGGTTTATATAACAGGCGCGGCTTTAGCGAATTAGGGCAAGAGAGTTTTTATATCGCCCGCCGTGTTCATCAGAAATACGCTGTTGCAATGATCGACATTGATCATTTTAAGAGTGTGAATGACGCCTATGGCCATGATATTGGTGATCTTGTTATTCAGGATCTTGCAAATTGCCTTAGAAATAGTTTTCGGGAAAGCGACCTTGTGGGCCGTATGGGCGGCGAAGAGTTTGCCGTTATTATGCCATCCACCAGTTTGGAGGCGGCCTATAAAAAACTGGATGAGTTACGATTGAAAATTTCCAACCGAAATTTAAAAGAACTGGAAGGACGTCCCTTTACTGTTAGCATCGGTCTCTGTCCATTAACAGACGAAACCAGAGGATTGGATGAATTGCTGAAAAACGCGGATAAGGCACTCTATGAAGCAAAAAAATCTGGCAGGAACAAAGTAACCGCCTTTTTTGAATAAATTATTCACAGCATTGCAGAACGAACCGTCGACACCAAACCGTTTGTTTGGGTTGATCGGGAACGTGCACTTGCCCGGTGTTGAAGTTCATTTTCAGGGGGTGCAAAGTTTTCGCCTGCAAAATCAAAATCAGTTATGCCCCAGCGTCTGATTGATCTACAAAGTAAAGCACCTTGATCGACATTGTTCTCTTTAGTACTTATGGCAAACTCTTTCCTAAATGAAGTGTAGAAAAAATGGAATTCTTAAGCATTTTTACCAGTCCAGAAGCCATCATTGCTTTGTTGACCTTGATCGTAATGGAGGTTGTTCTTGGGATTGATAATCTTATTTTTGTCTCGATCCTGAGTAATAAATTACCAGAACATCAACAGAAAACGGCACGGATGATCGGGATCAGTTTAGCGATGATTATGCGTCTGGGACTGTTGTCCGTGGTTGCAATCATCGTTAGTTTGACCCAGCCCGTTTTTACGATATTGGACCTTTCTTTTTCCTGGCGGGATCTGATAATGCTGGCCGGCGGCCTTTTCCTTGTCTGGAAAGCGACTACTGAAATCCATCATCATGTTGAAGGGAAGGACAATGACACGGAGGCGGGAGGGATTGTAAAAATCAGTTTCACGGCCGCTGTTACTCAAATTATCCTGCTGGATGTCGTTTTCTCGATCGACAGCATCATCACGGCGGTTGGAATGACAGACCAGATTGCAATTATGGTTATCGCGGTTGTTGTTGCGGTTTCCGTTATGTTGTTTGCGGCAAATCCGTTATCCGAGTTTATTTCGCGCAACCCAACAGTTGTTATGCTGGCTCTTGGTTTCTTGTTGATGATCGGGATGACATTGATTGCCGAAGGCTTTGGCGCTCACGTACCGAAAGGTTATTTGTATGCGGCGATGGCATTTTCCGCGCTGGTTGAACTGCTGAATACATTAACAAGAAAGAACCGGAAAAAGAAAAGCGCCTAAGAAGGCGCTTTGTCTATATTGGATTTTGATGGATGTGTTCAAGCTTCGGGGTTTAACAGAGAAGCCTCTGACTCAACACATCCCTCAATGCGCGCGATGGACCCATGGATTTTCACTTTTCTCTGGGCCATCAGCTTTAGCGCCAATGGATAAATTTTATGTTCCTGTTCAAGGATCCGCGCAGCCAGGCTTTCCGGTGTATCTTTTTGTAAAATCGGAACAGCAGCCTGCGCAATAATCGGTCCATCGTCCATTTCGGGCCGAACAACATGAACCGTACATCCGGTAAAGCGCGCCCCTGATTCAATAGCGCGTTCATGAACATGCAGGCCTTTGAACGCGGGCAGAAGCGATGGGTGAATATTGATGATAGAGTCGCGCCAACGGTTGACGAAGTCGGCCGTCAAAAGACGCATGAAGCCTGCAAGGCAAATAAGGTCAATTTGCATGCCTTCCAGATATTCGTTAATCGCAGCATCAAAATCATCGCGATTGTCGTAGTCACGATGATTAATCACTTTGGTAGGAATATTATGCGCTTTGGCAAATTCCAGCCCGCCAGCATCTGGATTATTTGACAGGATCGTTACGATCTCTGCCGGGAACCCTTCTTCCTGACTGGCTTTAACCAGGGCCTGCATATTTGAACCCCGGGAAGAAATGAAAATTGCTACTTTCACTTTAAAAACGCCTCTTCCAAATCAGGAATTGAAACCTGCTCAGCATCGGTCTCTCGGGCAATGAGGCGACCCACTGTCTGAGCGTTCTCTCCGTGATCGGATAACAATTGCAAGGCAGCCTCTTCATTTTCAGGGGCCACGGCAACAATCATGCCCAGTCCACAGTTAAAGGTTGTCGCCAATTCCCGCGGCGCAATATTGCCAAGCTCGGCCAGCCATTTAAACAAGGGCGGCAATGTCCAAGCATTCGCGTCAATTTCCGCAGTCAGGGTGTCCGGCAAAATACGCGGAATATTTTCATAAAGCCCGCCGCCAGTAATATGAGAAAGGGCCTTGATATGACCCGCACGAATGCTGGCAAGGCAGCTTTTTACATAAATTCGGGTCGGGGCAATCAAGGCGTCGCCCAAAATAACATTTTCATCGAACGGGGCCGGTGCTTCCAGATCCAGCTTAAAGTCGCTGAGCAGCCGACGGACCAGGGAATAACCGTTTGAATGAACACCGCTGGATGAAAGACCAATTAAAATGTCTCCTTCATTCAAGGTGTCTGCTTTGAGAAGCTGGTCTCTTTCAACCGCGCCGACTGTAAAGCCGGCCATGTCATAATCGCCCTTCGCATACATGCCCGGCATCTCCGCGGTTTCACCACCGATCAGCGCGCAGCCAGCCTGCTTGCAGCCTTCGGCGATACCGGCAACGATATCCCGGGTTGCTTCGACATCCAATCCACCGGTTGCAAAATAATCGAGGAAGAAAAGAGGTTCTGCCCCCTGAACGACAAGGTCATTCACGCACATGGCAACCAGATCGATCCCAACCGTGTCATGCTTGTTCATATCGATGGCGACTTTTAGTTTTGTACCAACACCGTCCGTTGCTGAAACAAGCAGTGGATCTTTGAAGCCTGCCGCTTTAGGATCAAAAATCGCCCCAAAACCACCCAGATCAGCATTAGCGCCCGGCCTGCGGGTCATTGCTGCAAGTGGTTTGATGGCATCAACAAGAGAATTGCCTGCGTCAATATCGACACCTGCATCTTTGTAATTGTAACTTTTTTTGGAGCTATCGGTCTTCATAAGATATGCTGTATCCGGTATCCTGATTCTAGATGCGTCAACATACGTTTTTTCCAGTGGTTTGCAATGACGGAAACGAAACACATTCGAAGTTATTTTGCCTTGCTATCGTTCATAATAGCGAGTTTTCTCCTTTTCGGCATTAACAATGCGCGGGCAACGGATAGTAAACTCTATTCAGTGAAAGGTATTTCGGTGGACGCCACAGCGGCTTCTGCAAGTGAAGCGCGGACGCTTGCGGTCGCCGCAGGACAGCGGCGGGCGTATAAAGCATTGTTAAGAAACCTTATTCCAAGGTCTTATCATGATTCCCTGCCAGAAGTTTCAGATGCCGACTTAACCGCGATGATAACTGGTTTTCAGGTATCCAATGAAAAAACGTCGGCGACGCGTTATCTGGCGGATTTGATCTTTGATTTCAAACCGGAGAGCGTCCGGCCGATTCTACAGGCCAACAATCTTCCCTATGCTGAGACCCGAAGCAAACCGGTTCTGATCCTGCCCGTGTATGACGCATTGGGCGCCAAGACCCTTTGGGGGGAACCTAACCCGTGGCGTGATACCTGGATTGACGTTTTTGAAAATGGAAACGGCCCCATAGGGAACTCCAAACGCTTGGACGACTGGGCGCAAACGCGGGTCGTGCCTATCATGGTTCCCAGCGGTTCGCTTGACGATATTCGAACAGTGTCTGTTGAAGATGCGGTCGGTTTAAACGGTCCAGCGCTTACCGAGATTGCGGATAGTTACGGGGCCGGCGTTGTTATGGTCGTGTATGCCAGCCTGCAAAATCAGGGGGGGATACGTCGTCTGGATGTATCTATCCAGCGGAATGATGCTTTTAGTACCGCTGTGGTCGAAAGTTACACCGGCGGACAAACAAACAGCGATATTTTCCGAACGGCCATCTTTGATATTGTCGATAACCTTCAGGAAGGTTGGAAAGATCAATATATTCTGGATCGCAGTATCGAGAACAAGCTGGCCGTTTCTACAACAATTTCCAGTCTCTCAGAATGGATGGCCATTCAGGAAAAAACAAAATCAGTTCCCGCTGTTCAGCAAATCAAAATCCGGGAATTGTCCGTAGAGAAGGCATTTTGGGAGATTTCATTTGTCGGTGAAATTGACCAGCTCTCCAGCGCGTTGGCGCAACGGGATTTGTTCTTGAATTCAGTCGATGGCTTTTGGCTTTTAGAAGCAGCTACACACGAATAGTAAGATTGTAAATAGTGTCTCTTCTTTAGAATACAGTTCGGAAAATAGCTTGAATATACCCAATAGCATAACTTTGGCGCGTATCCTGACGGTACCGTTGATTGTATGGCTGATCCTTAGCGAAGAAATGCTGATTGCCTTTATTGTCTTTGTTTTGGGCGGGCTTTCTGATGCTCTGGATGGTCTGATTGCCAAACAGTTTAATCTGGTAACCCATCTGGGCAAATATCTGGACCCGTTGGCTGACAAAATCTTGCTGGTTTCCGTTTATGTCACGCTGGGGATCAAGGAATATATCCCAAGTTGGCTTGTGATCCTTGTTGTCAGTCGTGATTTACTTATCGTGGGAGGGGTCCTTTTTTCTCATGCAATGGAACGCAACCTGCGGATCCATCCTGTTTTGATCAGCAAGATAAATACATTCTTTCAAATTGCATTAGCCGCGGTCGTGTTGGGAACAGCAGGCTTTAATGTTGAATTAGGTGTTTGGCAGGTGAGTATTGTCTATACTGTTGCAATCACGACGGTTTTGTCTGGATACTACTATCTGTCAAGTTGGATGAAACAATCCGAACAAACTGGAATGAGGGGCTGAACGGATATGACAATTCAACAACATATGAGGTTTTGGACAGTTCTGATCGCACTGTTTGTCCTTTTTCTCATTCTATTAAGTGACATCCTGCTGCCTTTTGTTCTTGGCATGGCCGTTGCGTATTTCCTCGATCCTGTTGCGGATAAGCTGGAAGCGAAAGGATTGGGACGGACAACCGCGACATCGATTATTGTGGGCATTTTCTTACTGTTAAGTTGCCTCTTTATCATTCTGTTAGTGCCGGCGCTCATTGATCAGCTAATCGGCTTATTGAAAAGATTACCCGGTTATATCACAGCGCTATACGATTTCTTTAAACCCATCATTGCACGGTTTGTGGATATTGAAATGCTTCAGGCCAGCGAAGAATTCCGCGCGGCCATAAGCAGTTATGCCTCTAATGCTGTCAAAAATCTGGGATCGTTATCTTCTAATCTTCTCAGCCAGGGGCTTGCACTGGTAAATCTGTTATCGCTGCTTGTTATTACCCCGGTTGTTGCTTTTTACCTGTTGCGTGACTGGGACCGGATTACCGCGAAAGTGGATAGTTGGATTCCCCGAAGCAAACTGACTGAAATCCGGCAAATCGCAACAGATATCGATTTCGTTCTTGCCGGATTTGTCCGCGGGCAGTCGACAGTATGCCTTATCCTTTCAATCTATTATGGAACGGCCCTGTTGGCTGTCGGCTTGGAATTTGGTCTTGTGATCGGCATTGTAACTGGCTTGATCTCATTCATACCGTTTGTTGGGGCCATCGTCGGTTTTATCGCCTCGGTGGGTGTGGCCATTTTTCAATTCTGGCCTGACTTTTTTCAAATTGGCATTGTCGGGGCCATCTTTATTGTCGGTCAGGTTCTCGAAGGATATGTCCTAACACCCAAGCTGGTCGGCGAAAAAGTGGGGCTTCACCCGGTTTGGGTCATGTTTGGCTTGTTGGCAGGCGGTAGCCTGTTCGGTTTTGTCGGTGTGTTAATTGCGGTGCCCTTGGCTGCTGTCGTCGGTGTCGTAAGCCGTTTCGCGCTTTCCCAATATATGAGCAGTCCGCTTTATGGGCGAAATCAGGAGCAGTTGGAGGGGGACGAGTGAAGTCAGAACAACTGCCCCTTGACCTTGCGTGGAGAGCCGCACACGGACGGGATGATTTTCTGGTTGCGGGCCCTAATAAAGAGGCGGTTGCCTGGATCGACCGCTGGCCAGACTGGCCAAGCCGGTTTCTGTTGCTGACTGGCCCTGATGGGTGCGGAAAAACCCATTTGTCTCATGTCTGGATGGAACGGAATAAAGCGGCCCTGATAACATCGGAAGAGTTGGGTATGCTACCAATGGACACGCTGTCTAATTTTGCCCGTGCCCCCCTGGTCATTGAAAATATTGGCCCTGATGTGCCCGAAGAAAATCTGTTTCACCTGTATAATCTGGTAAAAGAGAAAGGGGGGTCTGTTCTTATGACGTCCCGTTACAATTATTCAGAATGGCCCCTCACGCTCCCCGATCTCATTTCGCGCCTTGGTACCGTTCAGGTCGCTAGAATTGAAGAGCCGGATGATGAGTTATTTGCTTCCGTTCTGGTAAAGCTATTTGCCGATAGGCAGTTACAGGTCACCCCTGAAATCTTGCAATATCTAATGGTTCGCCTTGAAAGATCGTTTGGGCAGGCACGGCATGTGGTGTCCGCTCTCGACGATCTATCATTGGCCCATAAACGGCGCATAACCATCCCACTCGTAAGGGATCTATTGGAAAAAGAAGGACAATTATAATGGATTTCGGAATTAAGGGTCGCAGGGCAATTGTATGCGCTTCCAGTAAAGGGCTTGGACGGGCCTGTGCGGAAGCCTTGGCAGAAGAGGGGGTAAATCTGGTTTTGACAGCCCGAACAGAAGGCCCCTTGCTAAAAACCGCAGAGGAAATTCGTACAAAATATGACGTGAATGTTGTCGCCATTGCAGGGGACATTACCACGGAAGAAGGACGGGCTGCTGTTCTGAAGGAATGTCCTGATCCTGACATCTTGATCAATAACGCGGGTGGCCCACCTCCAGGTGACTTCAGGGACTGGTCTACTGAAGACTGGATGAAAGCGTTGAATGCCAACATGTTGACGGCTATCGAATTGATCCGTCAGACAGTGGATGGGATGCAGGAACGTAAATTTGGTCGCATCATCAATATAACATCGGCGGCCGTAAAAGCGCCGATCGATATTCTAGGGCTCTCCAATGGCGCACGCGCCGGTTTAACGGGTTTTGTCGCCGGGATTTCGCGCAAAACAGTCGCCCATAACGTGACAATCAATGGCTTGTTGCCCGGTCCATTTGATACGGATCGGCTGAAATCAACATTGGAACCCGCGGCAAAAGCCACGGGAAAATCCATCAAGGAAGTGGCCGCGGAACGCGCCGCACTGAACCCGGCCGGGCGTTTTGGTCAGCCCGAGGAATTTGGGGCCACCTGCGCGTTTTTATGCAGTGACAAAGCTGGTTTCATTACAGGCCAGAATATTCTCTTGGACGGGGGTGCCTTCCCGGGTACTCTTTAACCAACAAACAAGACGGGGGCTCGCATGAAGAAATTAGTACGTGGATTAACTTTTATGGCCGCTATAGGGATGAGCGGCACAGCATCTGCAAATTCAGGTGTCATCGGCATATGGGAAACGGTCGAGGGTAAAAGTCATGTGCAGATTTCTTCCTGTGGAGAGAATAAATATTGCGGTGAACTGATTTGGCTCAAGGAACCGAACACTGAAAAAGGCGAGCCAAAAACCGACATTAATAATCAAGACGAAAAACTTAGAAATAGACCGATTATTGGTATTCAGCTGCTGAATGGGTTGGAAAAAACTGGGCCCAACGAATGGGATGATGGGACAATTTATAACCCGGAAGATGGCAATACCTATAGTTCTGAAATGCGCCTTATCGATACCGATCAGCTACAGGTTGAAGGATGTGTATTGTTTATTTGCAAAGAACAAATCTGGACACGAAAGAAATAGGAAATACTTGATAAAGCTGCATTTTGTCACAAAATGGTGATATACAGGTGGTATGGGAATGGAACTTATCCCAATCCATTAAGGTGGTGCTGTGAATTCTCCTATTATTGTCTCTGATCAAGAAGAGTTGTCTGATGTAAATCCAGAAAGCCATAGTCGGTTTATAAACCGCGAACTTTCCTGGCTTTCTTTTAACTGGCGGGTCTTGGAAGAGGCCGAAAATAAGAACCACCCCTTGTTGGAGCGGTTAAGATTTTTGTCCATTTCGGCGACCAATCTTGATGAATTCTACATGGTTCGGGTTGCGGGGCTTCTCGGCCAGATCAACGC
This region of Sneathiella aquimaris genomic DNA includes:
- a CDS encoding DUF2147 domain-containing protein, with product MKKLVRGLTFMAAIGMSGTASANSGVIGIWETVEGKSHVQISSCGENKYCGELIWLKEPNTEKGEPKTDINNQDEKLRNRPIIGIQLLNGLEKTGPNEWDDGTIYNPEDGNTYSSEMRLIDTDQLQVEGCVLFICKEQIWTRKK